A segment of the Amycolatopsis thermophila genome:
TCGATCGCCCGCGCGACGGGTTCGACTACGAGCAGGTGCTGTGCCTGATCGGCCAGCGGCTGGCCTTCCTGCCCCGCTACCGCCAGCGCGTCCTCAACGTCCCCGGTCACCTGGCCCGCCCGGTGTGGGTGGACGACGTCGACTTCGACCTGAACTACCACGTGCGCCGCTCCGCGCTGCCCGCGCCGGGCACCGACGACCAGCTCCACGACCTGGTCGCCCGTCTCATGGCGCGCACGATGGACCACGAGCGCCCGCTGTGGGAGGCCTACTTCGTCGAGGGCCTCGCGGGCGACCGGATCGCGCTGATCACCAAGACGCACCAGTCCGTCGTGGACGGCGCCGGCACCGTCGAACTGGGCCAGCTCATCCTCGACACGATGCCGCAGCCGTGCGAGCCGTACGAGGACACCTGGGTGCCCCGGCGCCCGCCCAGCGCCACCCAGCTGGTGCTCGACGCGGTCGGCGAGACGGTCCGCCGTCCGGGTGAGGTGGTCGAGAACGCCCGCGACGTGATGATCGACCTGTCCGCGACCGTCGACAAGGTCACCGACGCGGTCGGCGGGGTCGCCTCCGCGCTCGGCCGGGTGTTCCGGCCGGCGCCGTCGGGCCCGCTCAACCGGCACGTCTCCGGGGGCCGCGTGTTCGCCGTGGTGCGCACCCGGCTGGAGGACTACCGCAAGGTCCGCGCCGACCACGACGTGACGATCAACGACATCGTCCTGGCCGCGATCACCGGCGCGCTGCGGGACTGGCTGCTCTCCCGCGGCGAGGGTGTCTCCGAAGCCTCCACCGTGCGCGCGCTGGTGCCGCTGGCCGTGCTCGAACCGGACACCGTCGAGTTCTCCCCGGCCGGGCTGGTGAACAACGAGGTCGAGCCGTACCTGGTGGACCTGCCGGTCGGCGAGCCCAACCCGGTGCTGCGGTTGCAGCACATCAGCCACACCCTGCGCGCGCACGCCGACTCCGGCCGCTCGGTCGCCGCCCGCGCCATGCTGAAGGTCGGCGGTTTCGCCCCGGCCACGATGCACGCGCTGGCCGCCCGCGCGGCCGGCTCGTTCTCCGGGCGGATCTTCAACCTGCTGGTCATCAACTCGCCGGGCCCGCAGGTGCCGCTGTACGCCGGGCAGGCGAGGATGGCCGAGATGTACCCGGTGATCCCGCTGGCGCGCAACCAGGCGCTGGCCATCGGGGTCACGTCGTACCACG
Coding sequences within it:
- a CDS encoding WS/DGAT/MGAT family O-acyltransferase, with product MPDRLSALDASFLYLEDSATPMHVGGLAVFDRPRDGFDYEQVLCLIGQRLAFLPRYRQRVLNVPGHLARPVWVDDVDFDLNYHVRRSALPAPGTDDQLHDLVARLMARTMDHERPLWEAYFVEGLAGDRIALITKTHQSVVDGAGTVELGQLILDTMPQPCEPYEDTWVPRRPPSATQLVLDAVGETVRRPGEVVENARDVMIDLSATVDKVTDAVGGVASALGRVFRPAPSGPLNRHVSGGRVFAVVRTRLEDYRKVRADHDVTINDIVLAAITGALRDWLLSRGEGVSEASTVRALVPLAVLEPDTVEFSPAGLVNNEVEPYLVDLPVGEPNPVLRLQHISHTLRAHADSGRSVAARAMLKVGGFAPATMHALAARAAGSFSGRIFNLLVINSPGPQVPLYAGQARMAEMYPVIPLARNQALAIGVTSYHGGVYFGLNGDRKALSDVDVLAGMIEDSLEELKGASW